The following are encoded together in the uncultured Desulfobacter sp. genome:
- the fusA gene encoding elongation factor G, translated as MIRDLKRVRNIGISAHIDSGKTTLTERILFYTNRIHKINEVRGKDGTGAVMDSMELEKERGITIASAATHCEWNKHAVNIIDTPGHVDFTVEVERSLRVLDGVVLILCSVSGVQSQSITVDQQMKRYEVPCIAFVNKCDRSGANPLKVSKQLKDKLGHNSVMMQLPIGLEDKHEGLIDLVKMKAYYFEGDNGEHMVEADIPAELQDDADAAREEMLDEVSLFSEELTDALLEEAEISEELIMAAVRTGTIAREMTPVFLGSAYKNKGVQPLLNAVVNYLPCPLDIRNEAIDLDNNEETVVLESDFDKPAVALAFKLEDGQYGQLTYIRVYQGCVNKGDTLINSRDHKKVKIGRLIRMHSNQMEDVESIPAGHIGAMFGIDCASGDTFVSPNVNYSMMAMHVMDPVISLSITPKDNKAQINMSKALNRFTKEDPTFKTYVDHETGDTIIQGMGELHLEVYVERMKREYKAEVATGQPRVAYRETITKKAPFNYTHKKQTGGAGQFGRVAGFIEPTEEEFEFVNKITGGRIPTQYIPACEKGFEGCLEKGPSLEFPVTGIKVTLEDGAYHAVDSSEMAFQSAARGGFLEAYNKAKPVIMEPIMKVVIETPSEFQGACMGLINQRRGIIQGSQEEGVMSVIESQVPLSDMFGFSTILRSATQGKAQFTMEFSSYKQAPQSIADEIAKKKAEEKAAKNK; from the coding sequence ATGATCAGAGATCTTAAACGGGTAAGAAATATTGGAATCAGTGCGCATATCGATTCCGGTAAAACCACGCTTACTGAACGGATTCTTTTTTATACCAACCGAATCCATAAAATCAACGAAGTCAGGGGCAAGGACGGCACAGGTGCGGTCATGGATTCCATGGAACTGGAAAAGGAAAGAGGCATTACAATTGCCTCTGCCGCCACCCACTGCGAATGGAACAAACATGCCGTCAATATTATTGATACACCCGGCCATGTGGATTTCACTGTGGAGGTGGAACGGTCCCTGCGGGTTCTGGACGGTGTGGTTCTTATCCTTTGCTCGGTATCCGGGGTTCAGTCCCAGTCCATTACTGTTGACCAGCAGATGAAACGCTACGAAGTTCCCTGTATCGCGTTTGTCAATAAGTGTGACCGTTCAGGCGCAAACCCGCTTAAAGTCAGCAAGCAGCTTAAAGACAAACTCGGACACAATTCCGTGATGATGCAGCTCCCCATCGGCCTTGAAGATAAGCATGAAGGTCTTATTGACCTTGTAAAAATGAAGGCCTACTATTTTGAAGGCGACAATGGAGAACACATGGTTGAGGCCGACATTCCCGCAGAACTTCAGGATGATGCTGATGCGGCCAGAGAAGAGATGCTTGATGAGGTATCTTTGTTCTCCGAAGAACTGACGGACGCGCTTCTTGAAGAAGCAGAAATCTCCGAAGAGCTGATCATGGCTGCGGTCAGGACCGGCACCATTGCCCGGGAGATGACCCCTGTATTTCTGGGTTCAGCTTACAAAAACAAAGGAGTTCAGCCTCTGCTGAATGCGGTTGTCAATTACCTACCCTGTCCCCTGGATATTAGAAACGAAGCCATTGACCTGGATAACAACGAGGAAACAGTTGTACTGGAAAGTGATTTCGACAAACCCGCTGTGGCCCTGGCTTTTAAATTGGAAGATGGCCAGTACGGTCAGCTGACCTACATCCGTGTCTACCAGGGTTGTGTGAATAAGGGAGATACGCTGATCAACAGCAGGGATCACAAGAAGGTTAAAATCGGACGTCTCATTCGTATGCACTCCAACCAGATGGAAGATGTGGAATCTATTCCGGCCGGCCATATCGGTGCCATGTTCGGTATTGACTGTGCATCGGGCGACACCTTTGTTTCACCGAATGTCAACTACTCCATGATGGCCATGCACGTTATGGACCCGGTTATCTCCTTGTCCATTACACCCAAGGACAACAAAGCCCAAATCAACATGTCAAAGGCCCTGAACCGGTTTACCAAGGAAGACCCGACATTCAAGACTTATGTAGATCATGAAACCGGAGATACAATTATCCAGGGCATGGGCGAACTTCACTTGGAAGTATACGTGGAGCGCATGAAACGTGAATACAAGGCCGAAGTTGCCACAGGCCAACCCCGGGTTGCTTACAGAGAAACTATTACTAAAAAAGCCCCCTTCAATTATACCCATAAAAAACAGACCGGTGGTGCAGGTCAGTTTGGCCGTGTCGCAGGCTTTATTGAACCTACTGAAGAAGAATTTGAATTTGTAAACAAAATTACCGGCGGCCGCATCCCCACCCAATATATTCCGGCCTGCGAAAAGGGCTTTGAGGGCTGTCTTGAAAAGGGCCCAAGCCTTGAATTCCCCGTAACCGGCATCAAGGTCACCTTAGAAGACGGTGCCTACCATGCCGTTGACTCATCTGAGATGGCATTTCAGTCAGCAGCTCGTGGTGGTTTTCTTGAGGCTTACAACAAAGCAAAACCTGTTATCATGGAACCGATTATGAAGGTGGTCATTGAAACGCCCAGTGAGTTCCAAGGTGCCTGCATGGGACTGATCAACCAGCGGCGAGGCATTATCCAGGGTTCCCAGGAAGAAGGGGTTATGTCAGTCATCGAATCCCAGGTTCCACTGTCCGACATGTTCGGTTTTTCAACGATTTTAAGATCCGCCACCCAGGGCAAGGCCCAGTTTACCATGGAATTTTCTTCGTATAAACAGGCTCCCCAGTCTATTGCAGACGAAATTGCCAAGAAAAAAGCCGAAGAAAAAGCAGCCAAAAACAAATAA
- the rsmG gene encoding 16S rRNA (guanine(527)-N(7))-methyltransferase RsmG gives MKEFCHYLEKGANALGLNLSPEQTGLLTAHAQQLQLWNAKMNLTAIKDIRLVAYKHFVDALAAAQFLERSSRIMDIGSGAGFPAVPMKVICPNLDVTMVDAVRKKVSFLNHVVRTLKLGNIKALHARVEDLARDSEHFQMYDTVTARGFADLGKFAELAGPMLAPGGRIYALKGANALEEISFELKNKFQITHRSYILPFVEAQRVVVILQSPSD, from the coding sequence ATGAAGGAATTTTGCCATTATCTTGAAAAGGGTGCCAATGCGCTTGGGTTAAATCTATCACCGGAACAGACTGGTTTGCTGACCGCCCATGCCCAGCAGTTACAGCTTTGGAATGCCAAAATGAATTTGACCGCCATAAAGGATATCCGGCTTGTGGCGTATAAACATTTTGTGGATGCGCTGGCTGCGGCTCAATTTCTGGAACGGTCGTCACGAATAATGGACATTGGGTCCGGAGCGGGATTCCCGGCTGTTCCCATGAAAGTCATCTGCCCGAATCTTGATGTCACCATGGTGGATGCGGTGAGAAAAAAAGTCAGTTTTTTAAACCATGTGGTACGCACCTTAAAACTTGGCAACATCAAAGCGCTACATGCACGGGTGGAAGACCTTGCCAGGGATTCAGAGCATTTTCAAATGTATGACACGGTGACGGCCAGGGGTTTTGCCGATCTTGGGAAATTTGCAGAGCTTGCCGGTCCAATGCTGGCACCCGGCGGCAGAATTTATGCGCTGAAAGGCGCGAATGCCTTGGAAGAAATCTCTTTTGAGCTTAAAAACAAGTTTCAAATTACACATAGATCTTATATTCTGCCGTTTGTGGAAGCCCAAAGGGTTGTGGTTATTCTTCAGAGCCCGTCAGATTGA